One region of Prosthecobacter dejongeii genomic DNA includes:
- a CDS encoding DEAD/DEAH box helicase, translated as MSQTFRELGIREDLIRGLEELGILTPTQVQQKAISFLLKDGSDLVAQAQTGTGKTAAFGLPLLMKVDPKVRHIQGLVVAPTRELAKQIGKQLFRFTKHVETKIFVEVITGGDHMDRQEEALRRPTHIVVGTPGRIMDLIERRSLSLETVKHVVLDEADEMLSMGFKKALQEILKLTLQRQSTWLFSATFPEAINTLIKGCMAPHPHTIQIDQGHVVNRDIDHRFVILKPEEKTEFISDFLKRQKEGRGLIFCRTKADANTLCRELIALGLPVDVLQGDLMQKERDKVMRAFKKERVQFVVATDVAARGIDVADLAFVIHHQLPDQLEYYTHRSGRTARAGKKGTSLCLIHPKEKWKLPQLEKALQVTFRELRV; from the coding sequence ATGTCGCAAACATTTAGAGAGCTAGGCATCCGTGAGGACTTGATTCGTGGGCTGGAGGAGCTGGGTATCCTCACGCCCACCCAAGTGCAGCAAAAAGCTATTTCCTTTCTGCTTAAAGATGGCAGCGACCTCGTGGCCCAGGCCCAAACGGGAACGGGGAAGACGGCGGCCTTTGGACTGCCTTTGCTGATGAAGGTGGACCCGAAAGTGAGGCATATCCAGGGATTGGTCGTCGCTCCTACACGGGAGTTGGCCAAACAAATCGGCAAACAGCTTTTCCGATTCACGAAGCATGTGGAGACGAAAATTTTCGTGGAAGTGATCACGGGGGGGGACCATATGGACCGCCAGGAAGAGGCTCTGCGCCGCCCCACACACATTGTAGTCGGTACACCAGGCCGCATCATGGACCTGATCGAACGTCGATCACTCTCGCTCGAAACGGTCAAGCATGTGGTCTTAGACGAGGCCGATGAAATGCTAAGCATGGGCTTCAAGAAAGCGCTGCAGGAGATCCTGAAACTCACACTTCAGAGGCAAAGCACCTGGCTATTTTCCGCCACTTTTCCAGAAGCGATCAATACCCTGATTAAGGGCTGCATGGCGCCGCATCCGCACACCATCCAGATTGATCAAGGGCACGTGGTGAACCGGGATATTGATCATCGGTTTGTCATCCTTAAGCCAGAGGAAAAAACTGAGTTCATCAGTGACTTCCTCAAACGCCAAAAGGAGGGACGAGGTTTGATCTTTTGCAGGACCAAAGCTGATGCCAATACTCTCTGTCGTGAACTCATAGCCCTGGGCCTTCCCGTGGATGTGCTGCAAGGCGACCTCATGCAAAAAGAGCGCGACAAGGTCATGCGAGCCTTCAAAAAAGAACGTGTCCAGTTTGTGGTGGCTACCGATGTGGCAGCTCGTGGCATTGACGTGGCCGACCTTGCTTTTGTCATCCACCATCAGTTGCCCGACCAACTCGAATACTACACCCACCGCAGTGGCCGAACGGCCCGAGCAGGCAAAAAAGGTACTTCCCTATGCCTGATCCACCCGAAGGAAAAATGGAAATTGCCCCAGCTAGAAAAAGCTCTGCAGGTCACCTTTCGCGAGCTTAGGGTGTAA
- a CDS encoding SRPBCC family protein, with product MNAPQSNPTQGEIFISRHFQAPRELVWEAWTNRDHLTRWHAPEGCEIHFAKFDFRVGGGFHSRIRNPSFGDCWCLGTYLEIVPHERLVYTMAIADAQGNLVLPILAGHDPEWPAETTVTITLTSNVDNTTRLTLHQNVKESLARRTGAYPSWLSMLDRLAEDLVSHPHA from the coding sequence ATGAACGCACCACAATCCAACCCTACCCAGGGTGAAATCTTCATTTCACGTCATTTCCAAGCACCTCGTGAACTTGTTTGGGAAGCCTGGACCAATCGCGATCATCTCACTCGTTGGCATGCGCCAGAGGGATGTGAAATTCACTTTGCGAAGTTTGATTTTAGGGTTGGCGGGGGTTTTCACTCTCGCATCCGTAATCCCAGCTTTGGTGATTGCTGGTGTCTTGGCACTTATTTGGAGATCGTGCCGCATGAGCGTCTTGTTTACACAATGGCGATTGCCGATGCTCAGGGAAATTTGGTTTTACCTATCCTTGCAGGTCATGACCCTGAGTGGCCTGCGGAAACTACCGTCACGATCACTTTGACTTCGAACGTCGACAACACGACCCGGCTGACACTCCACCAGAACGTGAAGGAATCTCTCGCTCGTCGCACGGGGGCCTATCCTAGCTGGTTATCCATGCTTGATCGCTTGGCGGAGGACCTTGTTAGCCATCCACACGCTTAA
- a CDS encoding ArsR/SmtB family transcription factor — translation MDINLSFYCYDLFNQMVKCKTGALNLTFSALADPTRRNILDHLSRGECCVTDLAKPYAMSLPAVSKHLRVLEDAGLICRHRQGRIHSISLKAGPLQEAQAWMESYRRHWEVSFDRLDDFLIQLQTPPT, via the coding sequence ATGGATATAAACTTGTCTTTTTATTGTTATGATTTATTTAACCAAATGGTTAAATGTAAGACTGGAGCTTTAAATCTTACCTTTTCGGCGCTCGCCGATCCGACGCGCCGCAACATTCTAGACCACCTCTCCCGGGGTGAATGCTGCGTGACGGATCTGGCCAAACCTTATGCTATGTCACTGCCAGCAGTGTCCAAACATCTTCGTGTGCTTGAGGATGCAGGGCTCATTTGTCGCCATCGTCAGGGTCGAATTCATTCCATCAGTCTGAAAGCGGGTCCGCTACAAGAAGCCCAGGCTTGGATGGAAAGCTACCGCCGCCATTGGGAGGTTAGCTTTGATCGTTTAGACGACTTCCTCATCCAACTTCAGACGCCCCCAACCTAA
- the yghX gene encoding YghX family hydrolase, protein MNRQTAADFDQDLLNLYDDYAHGRLDRRSFLDHASRFAIGGITAAMLLEMLSPNYALAEQVSKDDPRIQTSYVEYDSPLGAGRMQGLWVKPVKSKAKLPGVLVIHENRGLNPYIEDVARRVAVAGYVAFAPDALFPLGGYPGSDDKGREMQAQRDPAQMTEDFIAAAKWLANHPDCNGKIGVVGFCYGGGMANTLAVRLPEVIRAAVPFYGRQPAAEDVPKIKAALLIHNAEKDQKVNEGWPAYEVALQKSGVHYTAHLYPGANHGFHNDTTPRYDESAAKLAWERTLAFFKETLKAE, encoded by the coding sequence ATGAACCGCCAGACTGCCGCAGACTTTGATCAAGATCTCCTCAATCTTTATGATGATTACGCCCACGGTCGCTTAGACCGCCGTAGCTTTCTTGACCACGCCTCTCGTTTTGCCATCGGCGGAATCACAGCCGCGATGCTACTGGAGATGTTAAGCCCTAATTACGCGCTGGCCGAGCAGGTATCCAAAGATGACCCCAGAATCCAAACCAGCTATGTCGAATATGACTCACCCTTGGGTGCTGGCAGGATGCAAGGCTTGTGGGTAAAGCCAGTAAAAAGCAAAGCTAAACTCCCTGGAGTGCTGGTTATTCATGAAAACCGTGGACTCAATCCTTACATTGAGGATGTCGCTCGTCGTGTGGCCGTCGCCGGTTACGTCGCCTTTGCGCCAGATGCCCTGTTTCCTCTAGGCGGTTATCCCGGCAGCGATGACAAAGGCCGTGAAATGCAGGCACAACGAGATCCTGCCCAGATGACAGAAGACTTTATTGCTGCAGCCAAATGGCTAGCCAATCATCCTGACTGCAATGGCAAGATCGGAGTCGTTGGCTTTTGCTACGGTGGGGGTATGGCAAACACACTTGCCGTTAGGCTGCCTGAAGTGATCCGTGCTGCCGTACCCTTCTATGGCCGCCAACCTGCGGCTGAAGACGTGCCAAAAATCAAAGCCGCCCTACTGATCCACAACGCTGAAAAAGATCAAAAAGTCAATGAAGGCTGGCCAGCTTACGAAGTAGCGCTCCAAAAGTCGGGCGTTCATTACACCGCCCATTTATATCCGGGGGCCAATCACGGCTTCCACAATGACACAACTCCTCGTTATGATGAAAGCGCCGCCAAACTGGCTTGGGAGCGAACTCTTGCGTTTTTTAAAGAAACCCTCAAGGCCGAATGA
- a CDS encoding 3-keto-disaccharide hydrolase, translated as MAALAAEPTPPPGFQAIFNGRDLEGWHGLNPHVVTKLTGEKKETALQKMRAEFAQHWRVENGELVNIGTGPYATTDASFGDVELLIEYKTVAKADSGIYLRGNPQIQIWDIHQPDDVKKPDRHPRLGSGGLFNNTPKTPGRDPLVLADKPFGEWNSFRIRQIGDLTWVWLNDKLVVDRAKMENFWDKTLPFPASGPIMLQTHGGEIRWRNIFLRQITPAEASKILAEKK; from the coding sequence ATGGCCGCGCTTGCTGCAGAACCGACTCCTCCGCCTGGTTTTCAGGCGATCTTCAATGGTCGCGATCTTGAGGGCTGGCATGGGCTTAATCCCCATGTTGTGACTAAACTTACAGGGGAGAAAAAGGAGACTGCTCTTCAAAAAATGCGTGCTGAATTTGCGCAGCATTGGCGTGTGGAGAATGGCGAGCTAGTGAACATTGGCACGGGGCCTTATGCCACGACCGATGCTTCTTTTGGTGATGTGGAATTGCTCATCGAATACAAAACTGTAGCTAAGGCGGATAGCGGTATCTACCTGCGAGGGAACCCTCAAATCCAGATTTGGGATATCCATCAACCTGATGATGTGAAGAAGCCGGATCGTCATCCCAGACTCGGCTCAGGAGGCCTTTTTAACAATACGCCCAAAACTCCAGGTCGAGATCCTCTGGTTCTTGCGGATAAACCGTTTGGTGAGTGGAATAGCTTTCGCATACGCCAGATTGGCGATCTTACCTGGGTATGGTTAAATGATAAGCTGGTGGTGGATCGGGCTAAGATGGAAAACTTTTGGGATAAGACGCTGCCGTTTCCTGCCAGTGGCCCCATCATGCTACAAACTCATGGCGGGGAGATACGCTGGAGAAATATTTTTCTCCGCCAGATCACCCCAGCGGAGGCTTCCAAAATCCTCGCTGAGAAGAAATGA
- the cas2 gene encoding CRISPR-associated endonuclease Cas2, protein MSARNNSPSSRHTYLVCYDISNDRRLRKVFKICKDHGTHLQFSVFECDLNPRELVQLQRTLKEVIKHDEDQVLFVSLGPSEGRGDRVISALGLPYSRFDAPCYVV, encoded by the coding sequence ATGTCTGCCCGTAATAACAGCCCCAGCTCAAGACATACCTATCTTGTGTGTTATGACATTTCCAATGACCGACGTCTGAGAAAAGTTTTCAAAATATGCAAAGATCACGGAACTCACCTGCAGTTTTCCGTTTTCGAATGCGACTTGAATCCCCGCGAGCTCGTTCAATTGCAGCGCACGCTAAAAGAAGTCATCAAACATGATGAAGACCAAGTGCTCTTCGTTTCACTAGGTCCCTCCGAAGGGCGCGGAGATCGCGTCATTTCAGCGCTGGGGCTTCCCTATTCCAGATTTGATGCGCCTTGCTACGTGGTGTAG